The following are encoded together in the Anaerostipes caccae L1-92 genome:
- the licT gene encoding BglG family transcription antiterminator LicT produces the protein MEQECFHVKKVLNNNVIFSKNQEGQDIILTGLGLGFQKRKGDPVEAEKIERIFILKEEATGNRLSELLKQIPIDYFYLADQIKQHAEQKLSKELNQNIYVTLCDHMYYAVERFKQGLLFQNQLMWEIKRFYPKEYQIALEAIKLMNSTLNVKLPEDEASFVALHIINAELNGHEIQSVIDMTRLIKGICSIVQYEFKIDFDENSLNYTRFILHLKFFSQRLMMNEPPAEEASFLYPQVQENMPEAFQCSRKIALYIQKSYNYTITKSEQVYLTIHIERLLSESRKL, from the coding sequence ATGGAGCAGGAGTGCTTTCATGTTAAAAAGGTCTTAAACAATAATGTCATATTTTCAAAAAACCAAGAGGGACAGGACATTATTCTCACAGGCCTTGGACTGGGTTTTCAGAAGAGAAAAGGGGATCCGGTGGAGGCAGAAAAAATTGAACGAATTTTTATACTGAAAGAAGAAGCTACAGGAAACAGACTTTCGGAGCTGTTAAAACAGATTCCTATTGACTACTTTTATCTGGCGGATCAGATTAAACAGCATGCAGAACAAAAGCTTTCTAAGGAATTAAATCAGAATATCTATGTGACTCTATGTGACCATATGTATTATGCAGTAGAACGTTTTAAACAAGGACTTTTGTTCCAAAATCAGTTGATGTGGGAAATCAAACGGTTCTACCCTAAGGAATATCAGATTGCGTTGGAAGCGATCAAACTGATGAATTCCACTCTCAATGTAAAGCTTCCGGAAGATGAAGCCAGTTTTGTTGCCCTGCATATTATTAATGCAGAACTTAACGGTCATGAAATCCAGTCAGTCATCGATATGACAAGGCTGATCAAAGGAATCTGCAGCATTGTACAATATGAGTTTAAAATAGACTTTGATGAAAATTCCTTAAACTATACAAGGTTCATACTGCATTTAAAATTCTTTTCCCAGCGGCTTATGATGAATGAGCCTCCGGCAGAAGAAGCATCCTTTTTATACCCTCAGGTTCAGGAAAACATGCCGGAAGCATTTCAATGTTCCCGGAAGATCGCTTTATATATACAAAAAAGCTATAACTACACCATTACGAAAAGTGAACAGGTCTATCTGACCATTCACATTGAACGGCTGCTGTCAGAGAGCAGAAAGCTGTAA
- a CDS encoding endonuclease MutS2, with product MNQKVLNTLEYDKVIERLKAYATTELGKAACEKLEPMTDEPEISLAQEQTQDALTRLYKQGSISFFGVHDLGASLKRLKMKGTLSAGELLEIAGLLEAVKNALAYGAQRDDMADADSLDSVFESLVPMDGLLKDIRHCIISPEEISDDASSALKDIRRNMKLTNQKIHSQLTAMVSSSSNKDMLQDALVTMRNGRYCIPVKQEYRGQFKGMIHDQSSSGSTLFIEPMAVVTLNNQLKELEGQEQTEIERILSLLSEQASYDMDGLAQNQKLLVLLDFIFAKAKYAKDYNGSKPIFREDGVINIKQGRHPLLDPKKVVPINVSLGDAFSMLVITGPNTGGKTVSLKTVGLFTLMGQAGLHIPAFQGSSLGIYEEVFADIGDEQSIEQNLSTFSSHMTNIVSIIQNAHRHSLVLLDELCGGTDPVEGAALAISILTDLHDRGVKTMATTHYSELKMFALSTDGVENASCEFDVETLSPTYRLMIGIPGKSNAFAISRKLGLDNHIIVHASDQIDESVKDFETILADLEKSKQTIEQEQEEIFEYRKEIENLRKSLKERQENIKEKREKLLREAREEAYRIISEAKETADETIKEYNNLKKQSGKDANRKMEHMRSDLRGKMSRLEKDMAYRSKNRASKKHEPGDFQVGDEVYVTSLSLSGTVQTLPNSKGDLYVQMGMMRSKVNVKDLEITKSVKQVKRENARNEARNSGRTAINKSSSIRPEINVLGMTVDEAVSQLDKFIDDACLANLGQITVIHGKGTGALRKGIHNYLKTLKKQKRISGYRDGEFGEGDMGVTVIML from the coding sequence ATGAATCAAAAAGTTTTAAATACATTAGAATATGACAAGGTCATCGAAAGGCTTAAAGCGTATGCCACCACAGAACTTGGAAAAGCCGCCTGTGAAAAATTAGAGCCGATGACGGATGAACCGGAAATATCCCTGGCCCAGGAACAGACACAGGATGCCCTGACCAGACTTTATAAACAGGGAAGTATTTCATTTTTTGGAGTACATGATCTGGGGGCTTCTCTGAAACGCCTGAAAATGAAAGGGACTTTGAGTGCCGGAGAACTTCTGGAGATTGCCGGTCTTTTGGAGGCAGTAAAAAATGCACTGGCCTACGGTGCACAGCGGGATGATATGGCGGATGCCGATTCTCTGGATTCTGTATTTGAGTCTCTGGTACCGATGGACGGCCTGTTAAAGGATATCAGACACTGTATTATTTCACCGGAAGAGATCAGTGATGATGCCTCCTCCGCCTTAAAAGACATCCGCAGAAATATGAAACTGACCAATCAGAAGATCCACAGCCAGCTCACGGCTATGGTCAGTTCTTCCTCCAACAAAGACATGCTTCAGGATGCCCTTGTGACCATGAGAAACGGACGCTATTGTATTCCGGTAAAACAGGAGTACCGCGGACAGTTTAAAGGAATGATACATGACCAGTCTTCCAGCGGTTCTACTCTGTTTATCGAGCCGATGGCGGTGGTGACTCTGAACAATCAGTTAAAAGAGCTGGAGGGACAGGAACAGACAGAGATCGAGCGTATATTATCGCTTTTAAGCGAACAGGCTTCCTACGATATGGATGGTCTGGCACAGAACCAAAAGCTTCTGGTTCTGCTTGATTTTATTTTTGCAAAGGCTAAATATGCCAAAGACTATAACGGCAGCAAACCGATTTTCAGAGAAGACGGCGTGATCAATATCAAACAGGGGCGCCACCCTCTGCTTGACCCTAAAAAAGTGGTTCCGATTAACGTCTCTCTCGGCGATGCATTTTCTATGCTGGTCATTACCGGGCCAAATACAGGGGGTAAAACCGTTTCATTAAAGACCGTGGGCTTATTTACACTGATGGGGCAGGCAGGCCTTCATATTCCTGCATTCCAGGGTTCCAGTCTGGGAATTTATGAAGAGGTATTCGCGGATATCGGAGATGAACAGAGTATTGAACAGAACCTGAGTACTTTCTCCTCCCACATGACCAATATTGTCTCTATCATTCAGAATGCCCATCGTCACTCTCTGGTGCTGCTGGATGAGCTGTGCGGCGGAACCGATCCGGTGGAAGGCGCTGCCCTGGCTATATCCATTCTGACGGACCTGCATGACCGGGGCGTAAAAACTATGGCGACGACTCATTACAGCGAACTGAAAATGTTTGCGCTCTCAACGGACGGAGTTGAAAATGCTTCCTGTGAATTTGATGTAGAGACATTATCCCCGACCTATCGGCTGATGATCGGCATTCCCGGAAAAAGTAATGCATTTGCGATTTCACGGAAGCTGGGACTCGATAACCATATTATTGTGCATGCATCGGATCAGATTGATGAATCAGTAAAAGATTTTGAGACCATACTGGCTGATCTGGAAAAGAGCAAGCAGACGATTGAGCAGGAACAGGAAGAAATCTTTGAATACCGGAAAGAGATCGAAAACCTGAGAAAGAGTCTGAAGGAACGCCAGGAAAATATAAAAGAAAAGCGTGAGAAACTTCTCCGCGAGGCCCGTGAGGAAGCCTACCGGATTATTTCCGAGGCAAAGGAAACTGCCGATGAGACGATCAAGGAATATAACAATTTAAAGAAGCAGTCAGGCAAAGATGCAAACAGGAAAATGGAGCATATGCGAAGTGATCTTCGCGGCAAAATGTCCAGACTGGAAAAAGATATGGCATATCGTTCTAAAAACAGAGCGTCCAAAAAACATGAACCTGGAGATTTTCAGGTTGGAGATGAGGTTTATGTGACCAGCCTTTCCCTGAGCGGCACAGTCCAGACACTTCCCAACTCCAAAGGAGACTTGTATGTACAGATGGGAATGATGCGCTCCAAAGTCAATGTCAAAGACCTGGAGATCACTAAGAGTGTGAAACAGGTGAAACGGGAAAATGCAAGAAATGAAGCCAGAAACAGTGGGCGGACTGCGATCAATAAGTCTTCCAGTATCCGTCCTGAAATCAACGTCCTTGGTATGACAGTGGATGAAGCCGTCTCCCAGCTTGATAAGTTCATTGATGATGCCTGTCTGGCAAACCTTGGACAGATTACCGTCATTCACGGAAAGGGAACAGGGGCCCTGAGAAAAGGGATCCATAACTACTTAAAGACTCTGAAAAAACAAAAACGGATCTCTGGATACCGAGACGGAGAATTCGGTGAGGGAGATATGGGTGTTACGGTTATCATGTTGTAA
- a CDS encoding 3'-5' exoribonuclease YhaM family protein — translation MRYISELHEGDMVSEVFLCKTKTSGTSKFGKTYYSLSLQDKTGMIDGKVWELNNAIGHFEAMDYIMVKGKVTNFQGNNQLNIEMIRKADEGEYQISDYMPSTKKDIDEMFDELLTMIQRIQNPYLKELAMKVFVEDKEFVKKFKIHSAAKSVHHGYIGGLLEHSVSVAKLCEQYAVLYPQLNRDLLVTTALFHDIGKAEELSAFPENDYTDEGQLVGHIVMGTIKLSKLMDEIPGFPVKLANEVKHCILSHHGELEFGSPKKPALAEALALSQADNLDAKMETFAEVIEKKQEGQEWSGFQRLFDTKIRESSI, via the coding sequence ATGAGATATATAAGTGAGCTGCATGAAGGAGATATGGTTTCGGAGGTATTTTTGTGCAAGACAAAGACATCCGGCACATCAAAATTTGGAAAGACCTATTATTCTCTTTCGCTCCAGGACAAAACCGGAATGATCGACGGAAAAGTATGGGAACTTAACAATGCCATCGGACATTTTGAGGCCATGGATTATATCATGGTGAAAGGGAAGGTCACAAACTTCCAGGGAAATAATCAGCTGAATATTGAAATGATCCGGAAGGCAGATGAAGGAGAATACCAGATTTCCGATTATATGCCATCCACAAAAAAAGATATCGATGAAATGTTTGATGAGCTTTTAACAATGATCCAGAGAATTCAGAACCCGTATTTAAAAGAACTTGCCATGAAGGTTTTCGTAGAAGATAAAGAGTTTGTAAAGAAGTTTAAGATTCATTCTGCTGCAAAAAGTGTACATCACGGATACATCGGCGGCCTGCTGGAGCACTCTGTCAGCGTGGCAAAGTTATGTGAACAGTATGCAGTTCTGTATCCGCAGTTAAACAGAGACCTGCTCGTCACAACGGCACTGTTCCATGATATCGGAAAGGCAGAGGAGCTCTCAGCATTTCCTGAAAATGATTATACAGACGAAGGCCAGTTAGTGGGACATATTGTCATGGGAACGATCAAGCTTTCCAAACTCATGGATGAGATCCCGGGATTCCCTGTAAAGCTTGCCAACGAAGTGAAACACTGTATTCTGTCCCATCACGGGGAACTGGAATTCGGTTCACCGAAAAAACCTGCATTGGCAGAAGCACTTGCACTGAGCCAGGCTGATAATCTGGATGCTAAGATGGAGACATTTGCAGAGGTGATCGAGAAGAAGCAGGAAGGCCAGGAATGGTCCGGTTTCCAGCGTTTGTTTGACACAAAGATCAGAGAATCATCCATTTAA
- the rlmD gene encoding 23S rRNA (uracil(1939)-C(5))-methyltransferase RlmD, producing MEFKKNQLVEVEIDDMGNEGEGIGHADGYALFLKDAVAGDKVLARIIKIKKNYGFARVEKLLVPSPDRVEPRCPSARPCGGCTLQHLSYEKQLEYKFNKVKNCLERIGGIENAGSFMEPIYGMDEPYYYRNKAQFPVGRNKAGKLITGFYAGRTHSIIDCTHCSIQHPVNEEILKKVLDYMERNHVEPYDEKNHRGLVRHIMTRVGFVTGEIMVCLVVNGRKKELPNLSELVESLKEVEGMTSICVNSNRERTNRIMGSKVEEVYGPAYIYDYIGNVKYQIGPLSFFQVNPRQTKVLYEKALEYAGLCGDETVWDLYCGIGTISLFLAQKAKQVYGVEIVKEAIEDARLNARMNRMDNVKFFVGKAEEVLPREYEKNGVYADVIVVDPPRKGCDKALLDTMVKMGPERIVYVSCDPGTLARDLKVLGGEGYEVRKVAVVDQFGHTGHVETVALLKRKGQ from the coding sequence ATGGAATTTAAAAAGAATCAATTAGTGGAAGTGGAAATTGATGATATGGGCAATGAAGGAGAGGGCATCGGCCATGCAGACGGCTATGCCCTCTTTTTAAAAGATGCCGTCGCGGGGGACAAAGTCCTTGCCCGCATCATCAAGATAAAGAAAAATTATGGATTTGCAAGAGTAGAAAAACTGCTTGTCCCGTCTCCTGACCGTGTGGAGCCCAGATGTCCTTCCGCACGTCCGTGCGGCGGATGTACTCTCCAGCATCTGTCTTATGAAAAGCAGCTGGAGTATAAATTTAATAAGGTAAAAAACTGTCTGGAACGAATCGGCGGGATTGAAAATGCAGGCTCTTTCATGGAACCGATTTATGGAATGGACGAGCCGTATTATTATCGGAACAAAGCCCAGTTTCCTGTGGGACGGAACAAGGCTGGAAAACTGATCACCGGGTTTTATGCGGGACGGACTCATTCTATTATTGACTGTACCCACTGTTCAATTCAGCATCCGGTCAATGAGGAGATTCTTAAAAAGGTTCTTGATTACATGGAGAGGAACCATGTGGAGCCTTATGACGAAAAAAATCATAGAGGATTGGTGCGCCATATCATGACCCGAGTTGGGTTTGTCACAGGGGAAATCATGGTATGTCTCGTGGTGAACGGCAGGAAGAAGGAGCTTCCGAATCTTTCTGAACTGGTGGAGTCTTTAAAAGAGGTTGAGGGTATGACCAGCATTTGTGTCAACAGCAACCGGGAGAGGACAAACCGGATTATGGGAAGTAAGGTAGAAGAGGTTTATGGACCTGCTTATATTTATGACTATATTGGGAATGTGAAGTATCAAATCGGGCCGCTGTCATTCTTTCAGGTGAATCCAAGGCAGACGAAGGTTCTGTATGAGAAGGCCTTGGAGTATGCCGGGCTCTGCGGGGATGAAACTGTGTGGGATCTTTACTGTGGGATCGGAACGATTTCTCTGTTCCTGGCACAGAAGGCAAAGCAGGTCTATGGGGTTGAGATTGTAAAGGAAGCCATTGAAGATGCCAGATTGAATGCCAGGATGAACCGTATGGATAATGTGAAGTTCTTTGTGGGGAAGGCGGAGGAAGTACTGCCACGAGAGTATGAGAAGAATGGGGTTTATGCGGATGTGATCGTTGTTGACCCGCCCCGGAAAGGGTGCGATAAGGCATTGCTCGATACTATGGTGAAGATGGGGCCGGAGAGGATTGTGTATGTCAGCTGTGATCCTGGGACATTGGCTCGGGATTTGAAGGTGCTGGGGGGAGAAGGATATGAAGTTCGGAAAGTGGCGGTTGTGGATCAGTTTGGGCATACGGGGCATGTGGAGACCGTGGCACTATTGAAGAGGAAAGGGCAGTAG
- a CDS encoding GNAT family N-acetyltransferase: MEYKIRQMYSNEYPYLKKFLYEAIFQKGTETLLPKEIIDEPDLNIYIENFGKEHDHCLCAEANGRIIGAVWTRIISGYGNIDDVTPEFAISLYKKYRGKGIGTKMMQEMLSLLKSKGYKKASLSVQKENYAFKMYQNLGFKIIDETEEEFIMMYDLTKTVI; the protein is encoded by the coding sequence ATGGAATATAAGATCAGACAAATGTATTCAAATGAATACCCTTATCTAAAAAAGTTTTTATATGAGGCAATTTTTCAAAAAGGCACGGAAACTCTTCTGCCAAAGGAAATCATCGATGAACCAGACTTAAATATATACATAGAGAACTTTGGAAAAGAACACGATCATTGTCTCTGCGCCGAAGCAAACGGAAGAATCATAGGAGCAGTCTGGACACGGATCATATCCGGATATGGGAATATAGATGACGTGACTCCCGAATTTGCAATTTCCCTTTACAAAAAGTATAGAGGAAAAGGAATCGGTACAAAAATGATGCAGGAGATGCTGTCTCTTTTAAAATCAAAAGGATACAAAAAGGCTTCTCTGTCAGTACAGAAAGAAAATTATGCATTTAAAATGTATCAGAATCTCGGCTTTAAAATTATCGATGAGACAGAGGAAGAGTTTATTATGATGTATGATTTGACAAAAACAGTTATTTAG
- a CDS encoding DUF6429 family protein, translating into MREEKTSPKEAINELSLLLMYLTRFSHQDRFSLEENKAWKGYPFHALDDLEEEGLIDQGSHRSKSVHIYEEGLEKAKELLVKYNIKDWDE; encoded by the coding sequence ATGAGAGAAGAAAAAACATCTCCAAAAGAAGCTATCAACGAACTATCACTGCTTTTAATGTATCTAACAAGATTCAGCCACCAGGATAGATTTTCATTAGAAGAAAACAAAGCCTGGAAAGGGTATCCCTTTCATGCCTTGGATGATCTTGAGGAAGAAGGGCTGATTGATCAGGGAAGCCATCGCTCTAAATCTGTACATATTTACGAAGAAGGATTGGAGAAAGCAAAAGAATTACTCGTCAAATATAATATAAAAGACTGGGATGAATGA
- a CDS encoding GNAT family N-acetyltransferase, giving the protein MPIKLEDTTKARKLFGEWKETLIWSCLQKVMGDIYVDNTSDPQSAMAVLGDFCFFAGNAEEDLVSYKPENCFQDFIIMVPQSEEWAELIVKKYGDRAKPVTRYAIKKEQNIFDKDTLRSAVNSLKPGYTLRMIDADLFALCRSSAWCQDLVSQFEDYETYKKLGIGIAVLKGESLAAGASSYARYREGIEIEIDTKEEFRRNGLAYACGAKLILECLNKGLYPSWDAQNQASAALAEKLGYHFDHEYKAFEIGGY; this is encoded by the coding sequence ATGCCTATCAAATTGGAAGACACAACAAAAGCGAGAAAACTGTTCGGAGAATGGAAGGAAACTTTAATCTGGTCCTGTCTTCAAAAGGTCATGGGAGACATCTATGTGGACAATACTTCAGATCCACAGTCCGCTATGGCTGTTCTTGGTGATTTCTGTTTTTTTGCCGGAAATGCAGAGGAAGATTTAGTCTCTTATAAACCGGAAAACTGTTTCCAGGACTTTATTATTATGGTGCCGCAGTCTGAGGAATGGGCAGAACTGATCGTCAAAAAGTATGGAGACAGAGCAAAACCAGTAACACGTTATGCCATAAAAAAAGAACAGAATATTTTTGATAAAGATACTTTAAGGTCTGCCGTCAATTCATTAAAGCCGGGATATACCCTGCGAATGATTGATGCAGACCTTTTTGCGCTATGCAGATCAAGTGCATGGTGTCAGGATCTGGTCTCACAGTTTGAGGACTATGAGACATATAAAAAGCTCGGCATAGGAATTGCCGTATTAAAAGGAGAATCGCTCGCAGCAGGAGCTTCTTCTTATGCAAGATACAGAGAAGGAATTGAAATAGAGATTGACACGAAGGAAGAGTTCCGGCGAAATGGACTGGCTTATGCTTGTGGAGCAAAGCTGATACTGGAATGTCTGAATAAAGGTCTGTATCCGAGCTGGGATGCCCAAAATCAAGCATCCGCTGCACTTGCAGAGAAATTAGGATATCATTTTGACCATGAATACAAAGCATTTGAAATAGGGGGATATTAA
- a CDS encoding GNAT family N-acetyltransferase, protein MEIRLLNEEDDIDAVCGIYAASWKSTYRGIIPQEFLDNIDKEKWREGIQNSELISLVMMNGEKMIGTASYCASRFISLKGFGEIVSLYLLPDYYGNGYGRQLLQAAVDGLAELGYTYVFLWVLEENMRARTFYEKFGFQNSGDCLTDHIGGKDLRELRYIYKIKSEV, encoded by the coding sequence ATGGAGATCAGGTTATTAAACGAGGAAGATGACATCGATGCAGTCTGTGGTATCTATGCGGCCAGTTGGAAAAGTACATATAGAGGCATCATTCCTCAGGAGTTTCTGGATAACATTGATAAAGAAAAATGGCGTGAAGGAATTCAAAATTCTGAATTGATTTCATTAGTCATGATGAATGGTGAAAAGATGATCGGCACGGCCTCCTACTGTGCTTCCAGATTCATCAGTCTTAAGGGGTTTGGGGAAATCGTCTCGCTCTATTTGCTTCCGGATTACTATGGAAATGGATATGGCAGACAGCTTTTGCAGGCGGCAGTTGACGGGCTGGCTGAGCTGGGATATACATATGTCTTTCTCTGGGTTTTAGAAGAAAATATGAGAGCCAGAACCTTCTATGAGAAGTTTGGTTTCCAGAACAGTGGAGACTGTCTCACGGATCATATCGGAGGAAAAGATTTAAGAGAACTGCGTTATATCTATAAAATAAAGTCAGAGGTGTGA
- a CDS encoding HNH endonuclease — translation MGFSEKVKEEARRRSGFRCVICQEPFVEVHHIIPQNEGDEDTIENAAPLCSRCHDLYVDNPAKRKQIPQMRDYWFEVMEKRNKEGLDALVPIASDPDRVNALRDKGIAIQHTVFAESKGIKEFILLFTISFFFLTQYISIYLTENFHNSKFIMDQSAEKSPLLVNAAAAGVIGPATEEL, via the coding sequence ATGGGATTTTCAGAAAAAGTTAAGGAAGAAGCAAGGAGAAGATCAGGTTTTAGGTGCGTCATCTGTCAGGAACCATTTGTTGAAGTACATCATATCATTCCTCAGAATGAGGGAGATGAAGATACGATTGAGAATGCTGCGCCCCTTTGCTCCAGATGTCACGATCTATATGTAGACAACCCTGCAAAAAGAAAACAGATCCCTCAGATGAGAGACTATTGGTTTGAAGTCATGGAGAAGAGAAATAAAGAAGGTTTGGATGCGTTAGTACCGATCGCGTCCGATCCCGACAGAGTAAATGCCCTGCGGGACAAGGGGATAGCCATCCAGCATACTGTTTTTGCAGAGAGTAAAGGTATTAAGGAATTTATTCTTTTATTTACGATTTCTTTCTTTTTTCTCACACAATACATTTCTATTTATCTTACAGAAAATTTCCATAACAGCAAATTCATAATGGATCAAAGTGCTGAGAAAAGCCCGCTTTTAGTAAACGCAGCTGCGGCAGGGGTCATTGGCCCGGCGACCGAGGAACTTTGA
- a CDS encoding CPBP family intramembrane glutamic endopeptidase, translating to MYEGLKPMGKEKSSLISSVIFGLCHRHVIQGIYAALWGNVFYFVYEKHHSLKAPFSAHMISNLLSFLPILWISLNHCEKEV from the coding sequence CTGTACGAAGGATTAAAACCGATGGGGAAAGAAAAGTCGTCTCTGATTTCCAGTGTTATTTTCGGGCTGTGTCACAGACATGTGATCCAGGGGATCTATGCAGCATTGTGGGGGAACGTCTTTTACTTCGTGTATGAGAAGCATCACAGCTTAAAAGCACCTTTTTCAGCTCATATGATCAGCAATCTGCTGTCCTTTTTACCGATCCTTTGGATCAGCCTGAATCATTGTGAAAAAGAGGTATAA
- a CDS encoding sigma-54-dependent Fis family transcriptional regulator, protein MQKTKILAVAPYEGMADAISAIAQTRDDIRMTVQTGDLDNGKKIALELAHNNYDVIISRGGTAELIRSNVELPVIDIPISVYDVLRTIKLVESYSGKFIIAGFSSITNCAKVLCDLLQYDIDIVTFTNESDALPAIRKAQQNGCTLALCDMTGLNAARKLGMNSILLSSGSESITSAIDEAVKLVASSAHVHKQKDLFQALLTNEDREFLIFNPAGALWFSSLPNNDSNTVLMNLVQTYLRAFLKVSGQTVTRQIRDKIFILTNRHLFYEDQKYTAITIQQKHAVFSEEDSVITIYNHLDSNSEDFADEYNGSHQVGRTADIIEAYAKSTQPVLIIGESGTGKDKVAKLLYSNSSGNSSPLYIINCELMGERKWNALINNSDSPFANVNTNIYIKNPGALSKNQLDKLFSYIDNSELARRNRLIFSLILNSSEKDQTEICRNYLENKLSCMTLKLLPLRDRIQDLSSIATLYIHRMNVATGKQIIGFEAEAMDLMTAFSWPNNLDQLHHIIKELVVITRTPYITYENVKEILDNEPSADPSADISGLDLTGTLNEINDQIIHMVLTEEAGNKERAAKRLGISRSTLWRMLKK, encoded by the coding sequence ATGCAGAAAACCAAGATACTTGCAGTAGCTCCTTATGAAGGAATGGCGGATGCCATATCTGCAATCGCACAGACAAGAGACGATATCCGCATGACGGTACAGACAGGCGATTTGGATAACGGCAAAAAAATCGCCCTCGAACTGGCACATAATAATTATGACGTTATTATTTCAAGAGGCGGAACTGCCGAATTGATACGTTCTAACGTCGAGCTCCCGGTAATCGATATCCCGATTTCCGTATATGATGTGCTCCGCACAATTAAACTTGTGGAAAGCTATTCTGGCAAGTTTATAATCGCCGGATTTTCTTCGATCACAAACTGCGCCAAAGTGCTCTGCGACCTACTGCAGTATGATATTGATATTGTAACGTTTACCAACGAATCGGATGCTCTGCCGGCAATCAGGAAGGCGCAGCAGAACGGCTGTACATTGGCTCTTTGTGATATGACAGGTTTAAATGCAGCCAGGAAGCTGGGGATGAATTCTATCCTTCTTTCTTCCGGAAGCGAAAGTATCACTTCTGCAATTGATGAAGCCGTCAAACTCGTGGCGTCTTCTGCTCATGTTCACAAACAGAAAGATCTGTTTCAGGCTCTTCTGACCAATGAAGACCGGGAATTTCTGATTTTTAATCCAGCCGGAGCCTTATGGTTTTCCAGTCTTCCAAATAACGACAGCAATACAGTCCTTATGAATCTTGTACAGACTTATCTTCGGGCTTTTTTGAAAGTTTCGGGTCAGACAGTCACCAGACAGATCCGCGATAAAATCTTCATCCTTACAAACCGGCATTTATTCTATGAAGACCAGAAATATACAGCAATAACCATCCAACAGAAACATGCCGTTTTTTCCGAAGAAGACTCAGTAATTACTATTTACAATCATTTGGATTCGAACTCAGAAGATTTCGCCGATGAATACAACGGCTCTCACCAAGTGGGACGTACGGCCGATATTATCGAAGCGTATGCAAAGAGCACACAGCCGGTACTGATTATAGGAGAATCCGGAACAGGGAAAGATAAAGTTGCAAAGCTTTTATATTCCAACAGCTCCGGGAATTCTTCCCCTTTATATATCATCAATTGTGAACTTATGGGGGAACGAAAATGGAATGCCCTGATCAATAATTCAGATTCGCCATTCGCAAATGTGAATACAAACATCTATATCAAAAATCCGGGAGCGCTTTCGAAAAATCAATTGGACAAGCTTTTTTCTTATATTGATAATTCAGAGCTCGCCAGAAGGAACCGGCTGATTTTTTCGCTGATCCTGAATTCCTCAGAAAAGGATCAGACGGAAATATGTCGAAATTATCTCGAGAACAAATTATCCTGCATGACTTTGAAGCTTTTGCCGCTTCGAGATCGCATTCAGGATCTTTCGAGCATTGCCACGCTTTATATTCATCGTATGAATGTCGCTACCGGCAAGCAGATTATCGGCTTTGAGGCGGAAGCTATGGATTTGATGACTGCTTTTTCATGGCCTAACAACCTCGATCAATTGCACCATATAATCAAAGAATTGGTGGTTATAACCCGCACTCCATATATTACGTATGAAAACGTAAAAGAAATTTTGGACAACGAACCCTCCGCCGATCCTTCTGCTGATATTTCCGGTCTGGATCTTACCGGCACACTGAATGAGATCAATGACCAGATCATCCATATGGTGCTTACGGAGGAAGCCGGAAATAAAGAACGAGCCGCTAAGAGGCTTGGAATCAGCCGGAGTACGCTTTGGCGAATGTTAAAGAAGTGA